The following are from one region of the bacterium genome:
- a CDS encoding CPBP family intramembrane glutamic endopeptidase → MIKTFWAELRKFDPEPALIIVYSTFVLLYSLYFGRTRIFLPGEPFLEKLLVMGILYGFSPVILMLIFHRKPADYGISIGIPRIWLKDIGFLLLIMLVILVVSFKFTGFKTFYPLYKRAGHDFNQFLIYEAIQLFHMFAWEFFFRGFMLFGLSKKMDPRLAILIQTIPFAMMHFRKPPLEAYGSIFAGVFQGVVAVRGRSFLPCAILHFSVALAADVLGMIF, encoded by the coding sequence GTGATCAAGACATTCTGGGCGGAACTCAGGAAATTCGATCCAGAACCCGCCCTGATCATCGTATATTCCACTTTTGTCCTGCTTTATTCGTTATACTTTGGCCGTACCCGCATTTTTCTACCCGGGGAACCTTTCCTGGAAAAGCTTCTGGTCATGGGTATATTGTACGGTTTTTCGCCGGTCATACTTATGCTCATTTTCCATCGGAAACCGGCGGACTACGGGATCAGCATCGGCATACCACGAATATGGCTGAAAGACATTGGTTTTCTATTGCTTATCATGCTGGTCATTCTGGTCGTTTCCTTCAAGTTCACGGGCTTCAAGACTTTCTACCCGCTGTATAAAAGGGCGGGCCATGATTTTAATCAATTTTTGATCTACGAGGCGATCCAGTTGTTCCACATGTTCGCCTGGGAATTCTTTTTCCGGGGTTTCATGCTATTCGGGCTTTCCAAAAAAATGGACCCGCGTCTGGCGATCCTGATTCAGACCATACCATTCGCAATGATGCATTTTCGCAAGCCGCCGCTTGAGGCGTACGGCTCGATATTCGCCGGCGTTTTCCAGGGCGTAGTCGCAGTGCGAGGACGAAGTTTCCTGCCCTGCGCGATCCTGCATTTTTCTGTGGCGCTCGCCGCCGATGTACTTGGGATGATTTTTTAA
- a CDS encoding LEA type 2 family protein: MKITKIMHIISLTAVILLAISCSAIKERLAIKECKFALASVTPYDFSFSDLKLDFDIKVTNPNDVDAVLDKLDYTFFVNETDVFSGTTGKGFKVAAGKSDDIVTTITLQYTKIGQTIVDALRLKKADYKVKAKAYINTVLGEISYPVEITLK; this comes from the coding sequence ATGAAGATAACAAAAATAATGCACATAATATCATTGACAGCCGTAATTTTGCTCGCGATCTCCTGCTCGGCAATAAAAGAGCGTCTTGCTATAAAAGAGTGCAAGTTCGCGCTTGCTTCCGTGACCCCGTACGATTTCAGCTTTTCCGATCTGAAACTTGATTTCGACATCAAGGTTACCAACCCGAATGACGTGGACGCGGTCCTGGATAAGCTCGATTACACGTTCTTTGTCAACGAGACCGATGTTTTTTCAGGGACGACCGGCAAGGGGTTCAAGGTCGCGGCGGGTAAATCGGATGATATCGTCACGACGATCACCCTGCAGTACACCAAGATCGGCCAGACGATCGTGGATGCACTGAGACTGAAGAAAGCTGACTACAAGGTCAAAGCCAAGGCGTATATCAACACGGTCCTCGGCGAGATCAGCTATCCTGTGGAAATCACTTTAAAGTAA